AATAAAAGATCCAATGCACCAGCCTGATCGGCCCTCGGTAAGCGTGGTTATCTTGGGTCAATtttgttaattaaaagaaaaaagtttgatCTTTGCTCCAAGATGTGCTAGCTAGTATAGTTCAACAACCGTTTTTTAGTACCATGGGACCGTTTGTTTTTGGTCCCAGGGTCTAAAGAATGTATAATTACGTAGAGGTTTGAGGGTTAAAAGGCAAGGATTGTTCTTTTGCCAACCCACTTCCTTTAGCTTTGCATCTTAATGAATGCCACTGCACTTTACACAACAAGTAGTCAAAGCAAAGCATTCATAATCATCGGATTCTAAAGTTCTGTGTCTCATAATCTCGTTTTATGTCTTTTGGGAGGGTATAGAATGTACCTCTTGTCTGTTCATTTATGCTCTATCTGTTCTGTGGACAAACATGAAACACCCATGTGCCAGAAAAGCTTGTAATGCTCTGGGGCCCTGAGATGTGTGATCCTATAATCAAACGGTTAATCAGGTTTCaagctcagagagagagagagagagagagagagagagagcagagcaGAGAGAATATAGAAGGGCATGGACAAAAAAGATGTAGTAGAAGCCAAAACACACGAAAATGTTCCCTCCGAAATCCATTGGCTTTGTCTCTTGGTTActtttaaaaacttgaattgtaTGCATATTTTCCTTATCTTTATGTTGGAAAGGAAATTCAGGAGAAGAAAACAAGCAGTCGAACAGATCGGAGCTGCATCTTTTTTCTTGCAGACACTGAGCAATAAATTAAGAAGCCCTACTAACACATTAGAGCTACAAGATGATGCTTAGAGACACCATTGATAAAACCAAGATCCTCTTTTGCGAAACTCTACAAAATCTCAAGTTTTTCTTCTCTGATAGATATCAAAAGTTTCCCAAACTCCCTTCCTTCGATCCCTTCTCTTGTGGTTGTGGCAGTTGTAACCGAGGAGATCGGCAAAGAGATCAATTCTATATCGATTTTTGTGATGAATGGGAGGCCAATCTAGGTAAGGCGAAGAAGAGTTACAATACGAGTATCGTGGCTTCGGAAGAGCCCAGGAAGGAAGAAGATGCAAAGCAAAGTCCTGCGAAGAGCAAACAAGAAGTGGTTGCAAAAGAAATGAAGACCAAAGAAAGTCCCCAAATAGGAAAAGGAGACGAGGCATGCTCAAAGAAGAGGAATGGAAAGGGAAATGGGTTAGCACAAAAGATGAAGGATTTAGAGATGATGGAGGCAGGTGATGTGGAACAAGTGCTGGACGTGGAAGAGGCTCTCCACTACTATTCTCGCCTTACCAGCCCTGTTTATCTAGACCTTGTTGACAAGTTTTTCACGGACGTATACACAGAATACTCTGTTCCACAGGCCTCCAGCATCAACACTTCAAAGAGGAGACTTGGCTCCATTAGATTGTAGATGACCTTTCGAGTGAGTTTTTCATTGTCCATTCGGatctgtgtattttttttttttttttttcccctctcgacttggtttcttttcttttcgtttaCTCTGCATGTATCCCTGTATTTGTGCAGTTGGTTTCCAGATTTGTTGACCTTTCGTAATTCAAATTTCTTAATTCAAACACAATTGCTATTTCCCTgagcttgtatttttttttttttttcggcgttggaaaaaatatatcatgtaGTTAAAGAGTTCTTCAATCTCATTGCTTGGGGGTTATGCATTCAGTTTAAACCCTGAATCTGTTTAAGAGGATGTTTGGATACAGCATTGTTCACTGTATGTTGAAAGTGAAGTTCTCTCCTACAATTTGCTTTCCAGCTTCATGAATGCATAGGATGTTCCCTTTTCACACGGTTTAGCCTCTTTCAGCGCAAAAGCATGTTCGTTTAAATAAATTCTACATCTTCAAACTCCTGTGATTAATGGAACAATATAATGCCCATAAAAACTCATGAAAACTGAAAACGaacaattattatatttttgggaaaaaccACTACAGTTATTTGTTCGGATGAGTAAGAATCAACAGAGATTACCCTTTTTCTGGGTGCTAAAAATATGATACAACAACAGAGATGCATTTAAGTAGCAGAATATGTCAAATCGCTTCAGAGTTCAGGGGGTTCAATTCTTCAACAATAGCAGGTGAAAATAGAAAGCATATAGGACATAAAACACTGATGTTGGCTGAACAGGTACTACAGGCTACATGCCCCCCGCGGCCCCGCCCCCTCTCCCACCGGTGGAACCCTCTTAAAAGGTTTGACAGCTTCCTCACTGCAAGTGAAAGTCTTGGCCCAACAAGGAGGCGTCCCAATCATATGCTCTGACCCAAATCCCAGTTTCTTCCCCTGCAATAGGCTATAGCTGTGGTCGGAGTAAAGGACTCCTCTACCTTGCAAAAGACTATGGGTACACATGGTGCAAAATGGTGATCCAGGTTCCTAGTACTTATAGCCATTCCAGGCTCCTCAGTTGAGGACGATGGTGAGCCTTCAAGGAAAGGTGATAATGCTGCTGATGCTGAGAGTGAGCTGCCAAAAGATTATGCTGTTGCAGAGGACGAATACGAAGATGTGCGAGTGCTATTGCATCTTGATACGAAGAAGTTTTGGAATCCAATATCCACGTGTGTCAGGCTCACCAGTATCGCTGAAGTTGTAAAGACCGTTTTAGAAGAGCAACATCAGCACATGTGGATATTGGATTCATTCAGATTTTGAATTATACAGAGCAGATATTGTAAATAGCTAAAGAACAACATCAGCACAAGAAACAACTCCGTGACATACTTCTTAAAGCTCTGACTCGATCGCGTCGCAACCTTTTGAAGTTTCATTGGGAGGAGACTTTCTTGGAGTCAATCCCTTTAGCAGCATCCAAAAGAACAGAAGCATTACAGTCGTGCATCAATGTCAAATTCAAAATACACAGATTAATTTCAGACAGAAAGAAGAAGAGCACCACTTGAACCAAACCTGGAAAATTATGGCAACGAATGGATCAAGATATGAAAATTTCCAACAAAATCCATATTAAATGCCAAAGAAACCAAGAAGGTTTTAAATCACTTTGAAACGCGACTTCCAAAAACATTTCACAAGAAGCCTGACCCCAAAATCTAGTTGGACACGTTATGGGACTAGGATTTCTTCCGTAAGTTCTACAAGGAACAAATATGCTTAAACATGAATACTCATCAAATTAAGCAATCCCatattgaaatttatatttatagagaataatGCAGATAATCACTAAAGCAAGGACGCCTTCTGGAAAGGAACATCAAGGTACtgaggattttttttatccTGTTGATACCATTGATTATAGCCAGGATTTTGGATTTGCTGGGGAGCAGTAAAGGTGGGGAGGTGGTGGTAAGGAACTTCTGAGGACATGTGACAGTTACGTCTACGTATCCATAAACAGTATTAGCAGTAGATTTAATAAAGTTTGACTAAATTTTAACTTTGTTGAGATTACTACTAGTACTCTAACCCCTCACGTAAAGGGCAACTTGGGCTTTCCGAGGAAGATAGTTAGCTTTGGTAAGCTTGATGGTAACGAGGGTGTGAAGACTGACGAGACGAAGAGCTTGGAACCGCCGATTTAAAAACCAACAAGAAAGAACGAAATTCACCTCGATGAAGCAGTCGCGGAAGACAACACCCAGGTGAGCAGGAGCCACTTCGGGCTGGACTTCGTACAGACGCTGAACGTAGGTTGTGATGTGATTAGAATGCCCTCGAAGTCAGATTGGTCACGGTATTGGGCCGTAATCCACTACGATTGTTGTAAGAAGAGTCAAAAGGGGCCTAGCCCATCAGCACATTATTACTCACACTTAGCTGTGCCACGTGTTTGAAAAATTATCAGGTAATCTCGAAATACAAAAACTCTTATCTTTTCAACATGTCgtgtaattaaaaatttttatgcaATCATTAATTCTAATTGACATGACATAAAAGAATATCATATATCCACATTCGTTGCCTAAGAAATACATtcaatcaagaaaaatgttagaaaCTGCATCACAATCTCATCATTACTTAATATCATTAGATAAATAGGTTTACAAACATAATAGATTATTAAACATTAATACGTGAGATAATCCTAGAATAGTAGTAAAGTTGCCTTTAACATTACTCTTCAATCAATTCCGTTCACGAACTTCGGACAAGCTCTGTTGGGTGAGATTCATAATGTCGCCTGTCATATTAACAGGCTAATGAATTTTCACATAACATTGTCAGATCATGGGTGGGGTTGGCTTTTATTTAGTACATAAACATCATTCCACGGGACGACAAGGGCTTTCTCGTGTCATCATTGAAGTATCTGCTTGCAAAATACCATAGAGGGATGTCAAATGGCATGTGAAGGTATTAATTATAACTAGCAAAAGACAGGAATTGATCACTGAAAAACAAGGGAGGTAGTTCAAACAAGAACCATTCAATTTATTGTCAAATTACAATGCTGTAAATCTTTACAGAAGCATGCCACTCGGCATATGAATCCAACATCTTGTCCATAGCTTGCTCATGGgggaaaaaagaattatatctataatataccATGAAAGAGAACTTGAACCTTAATCAAAGGAAAAACTCCAACCCTCAAATCCAGCAAACATTACCAAAGACACAGACTTGAGTAGTGAATAATCCGGCACGCTGCCACGAGATGCCGCATCACATAATGCTCCAATTAGAATCGAAAAGGGCATAACCCCGTTATTCTTAAAGTGATCCTGTATGATTCACTGGCATTCCCCCTCCAAATGAAATCAGTAACCACAAGTAGATTCTAAAACGTTATGCTCCTTCAAACTCTTCTGGAAATGAGCCAAACGATTTTGTAGTTGCAGGATGCCTGCAGCCTTCTGGGATAGAATAGCATTCAATCTGGAAATATAATCGTCCAGATGATTCCCTGGTTGGTCAGCCTCAACCAGCAGGTTCATCTCCTGCAAAGGCAAGGAAACATGTACAAAAGTTGAATCGATCATAGCATCCTCACAAGGCATGCAAGAAGCAAATCAAAGGAACAGAATTTTCAGTGCTCAAGATAACCAACAATAGATGCAAACTTGTGAAAAAATTGATGTCACCTTGTCAGGCTACCAAAACAAACAGAAGCATACCATAATTCGGTTTTGAGAGTTCCTCGGGAACTCTATCTGGTGGTGTGGGCTCTGCCATGCTAAACATGGGCATGCCAATTTTCTTTCACACCAGCCTAGTGCAGATATTCTAAAGTTTTGGCTTAATGATCAATCATGatacaaataaaaatcttgaagGATGAATTCTCCAAATCACATACCTCTCTAACAATACTCATAGTCTCCTCTACTTGTTTTCGGTGAGCATTTACAAGATCTTCCTCCTCCTGAAGATGTACAGCACAAGCTCTAGCTGTCAGTAAGGTTGGTTTATCTAAATATTCAATGAAAAACGTTAATTTTACTGTGTCTACCTGTAAGAGGGCAGACAGATAATCATCTGAATGAGAGTTCTTGGATTCAAATTTTGGCAGGTCCTTCCATTTAGTCTGACCATTCGGCTTCCTTATTCTGTCCTCTGAAGTAGAGAGATTGTACGACTCTATCTTCCAATTCTTCTTCCAAAAAGGGTTTCCTACCTGATAGGGCTCTTCAGATGCATCAAAATCATCCCTTTCAGTCTGTTCAGGTGATGAATCAGATGCATCCTCCTCAAAGTTGGATGCAGGAACTGAAGACAAGGGCACAGTAGTTGATTCCTTAAGGTTGAATGTTGATGATAATATATCCTTCTTAGGATTGGTTCCCTTAGAAAGACTCTTCACTCTGGAATgtaatatatgatttatattaGCATACTTGTAGGAAGTGGGTGGGGGTTGCTTAGAAATGAGTATTAAGATTTATTCTGATCAAAGTACATAATTTCACCTGTCAGCATATCTTAATGTATTCAGAGTATGTTCACATGACCCGGAGCTTGGTGATATGCATGATATCATAACCGTGCGTGAGTCACC
Above is a genomic segment from Juglans microcarpa x Juglans regia isolate MS1-56 chromosome 1D, Jm3101_v1.0, whole genome shotgun sequence containing:
- the LOC121261210 gene encoding uncharacterized protein LOC121261210 codes for the protein MMLRDTIDKTKILFCETLQNLKFFFSDRYQKFPKLPSFDPFSCGCGSCNRGDRQRDQFYIDFCDEWEANLGKAKKSYNTSIVASEEPRKEEDAKQSPAKSKQEVVAKEMKTKESPQIGKGDEACSKKRNGKGNGLAQKMKDLEMMEAGDVEQVLDVEEALHYYSRLTSPVYLDLVDKFFTDVYTEYSVPQASSINTSKRRLGSIRL